In Vicinamibacterales bacterium, a genomic segment contains:
- a CDS encoding ABC transporter permease produces the protein MPAKRIESWAKDATLEVQEYVRLLARVARGTFSRPIYYRDIIEQFDAIGIGSLTVVLLAGLFTGMVLALNSGMTLDQFGARSMIGRLISASMVKELGPVLSGLMVSGRVGSGIAAELGSMQVTDQIAALRALGTDPVRKLVVPRVLAGVLMMPLLSILATGIGMVGGWVVTVLQFHVASSVYWSSVVQGLYIQDVWMGIIKPIFLGFTIVTIGCHVGMRTTGGTQGVGSSTKLAVVASSVAVIAVDFMVTKVLIVLIY, from the coding sequence CCTGGGCGAAGGACGCGACGCTCGAGGTCCAGGAGTACGTCCGCCTGCTCGCCCGCGTGGCGCGGGGGACCTTCTCGCGTCCGATCTACTACCGCGACATCATCGAGCAGTTCGACGCCATCGGCATCGGGTCGCTGACCGTCGTGCTGCTCGCCGGGCTGTTCACCGGGATGGTGCTGGCGCTCAACTCCGGCATGACGCTCGATCAGTTCGGGGCGCGATCGATGATCGGCCGGTTGATCAGCGCCTCGATGGTGAAGGAGCTCGGCCCGGTGCTGAGCGGGCTGATGGTGTCGGGGCGCGTCGGCTCGGGCATCGCGGCGGAGCTCGGATCGATGCAGGTCACCGATCAGATCGCGGCGCTGCGCGCGCTCGGCACCGATCCGGTCCGCAAGCTGGTGGTGCCGCGCGTCCTCGCCGGGGTGCTGATGATGCCGCTGCTCAGCATCCTCGCCACCGGCATCGGCATGGTCGGCGGCTGGGTCGTCACCGTGCTGCAGTTCCACGTCGCCAGCTCGGTCTACTGGAGCAGCGTCGTCCAGGGGCTCTACATCCAGGACGTCTGGATGGGGATCATCAAGCCGATCTTCCTCGGGTTCACCATCGTGACGATCGGCTGCCACGTCGGCATGCGGACGACGGGCGGCACGCAGGGCGTCGGCAGCTCGACCAAGCTCGCCGTCGTCGCCAGCTCGGTCGCGGTGATCGCGGTCGACTTCATGGTCACCAAGGTCCTGATCGTGCTGATCTACTGA
- a CDS encoding ATP-binding cassette domain-containing protein, protein MAPLDTSRSALLDEALAFGGPIVVFDQVNLAFDEKVILRGVSFTLQTGHTKIFLGASGAGKSTILRLALGLLRPDTGRIFVNGEQIDGMSEDALMRVRADLGMVFQEGALFDSLTVRENVGYKLFEELQWPIDKANARVEEVLGFVGLGEFIDRMPSELSGGQRRRVAIARAMAAKPRILLYDEPTTGLDPITSLSVDEEIIKLRDLEGVSSVLVTHQLRDAFFVAEHAATREGSEVSFAKADDDKAQQAEFIMLKDGRIHFEGNAGELRALARHDEYVQSFLS, encoded by the coding sequence ATGGCGCCGCTCGATACCTCCCGTTCGGCGCTGCTCGACGAAGCGCTGGCGTTCGGCGGGCCGATCGTCGTGTTCGATCAGGTGAATCTGGCGTTCGACGAGAAGGTGATCCTGCGCGGCGTGAGCTTCACGCTGCAGACCGGCCACACCAAGATCTTCCTCGGCGCGAGCGGCGCGGGGAAGTCGACGATCCTGCGGCTGGCGCTCGGACTGCTGCGGCCGGACACCGGCCGCATCTTCGTCAACGGCGAGCAGATCGACGGCATGTCGGAGGACGCGCTGATGCGCGTGCGCGCCGATCTCGGCATGGTGTTCCAGGAGGGGGCGCTGTTCGATTCGCTGACCGTCCGCGAGAACGTCGGCTACAAGCTCTTCGAGGAGCTGCAGTGGCCGATCGACAAGGCCAACGCGCGGGTCGAGGAGGTGCTCGGCTTCGTCGGCCTGGGGGAGTTCATCGATCGCATGCCGTCCGAGCTGTCGGGCGGCCAGCGGCGCCGCGTCGCGATCGCGCGCGCGATGGCGGCCAAGCCACGCATCCTGCTCTACGACGAGCCGACGACCGGGCTCGACCCGATCACGTCGCTGAGCGTCGACGAGGAGATCATCAAGCTTCGCGATCTCGAGGGGGTCAGCTCGGTGCTGGTGACGCATCAGCTGCGCGATGCGTTCTTCGTCGCCGAGCACGCGGCGACGCGCGAGGGCAGCGAGGTGTCGTTCGCCAAGGCCGACGACGACAAGGCGCAGCAGGCCGAGTTCATCATGCTGAAGGACGGCCGCATCCATTTCGAGGGGAACGCCGGCGAGCTGCGCGCGCTCGCCCGGCATGACGAGTACGTGCAGTCGTTTCTGTCGTGA
- a CDS encoding MlaD family protein, translating to MPRTRSLAWSELKIGVMAVIALALTAVLVVAVGGASGFAWERYDLKTSFPNVQGLKSGAIVRVAGVEVGKVTKVELSGTGVDVHLSIKKENQSRVTTDSFASIGSMSLLGEPLIDVSPASTGTPLKDGDVIKSRRPAAQLADVAETANQGIEHATALLKDIRDGRGSVGKLFTDEELYRELNAFVASANAVASSINRGQGTLGKFTRDSRVYDELQGSLNNLQDMTRRINAGEGSLGAFLKDDRLAKSLTATSGNFEQVSARLTRNDNTAGKLLTEKELYDRLNSTIARLDDLTRNLNSGQGTAGQLLHNKEMYDNMNSAAKELKELIAAIKQDPKKYLNVRVSIF from the coding sequence ATGCCTAGGACTCGATCGCTCGCCTGGTCGGAACTGAAAATCGGCGTCATGGCCGTGATTGCGCTGGCGCTCACCGCCGTGCTGGTGGTCGCCGTCGGCGGGGCGAGCGGATTCGCGTGGGAGCGCTACGACCTCAAGACCAGCTTCCCCAACGTGCAGGGGCTGAAGAGCGGCGCCATCGTCCGCGTGGCCGGCGTCGAGGTCGGCAAGGTGACGAAGGTGGAACTGTCGGGCACGGGGGTCGACGTCCATCTGTCGATCAAGAAGGAGAACCAGTCGCGGGTCACCACCGATTCGTTCGCGTCGATCGGGTCGATGAGCCTGCTGGGCGAGCCGCTGATCGACGTGTCGCCGGCCTCCACCGGAACGCCGCTGAAGGACGGCGACGTCATCAAGTCGCGGCGCCCGGCGGCGCAGCTCGCCGACGTCGCCGAGACCGCGAACCAGGGGATCGAGCACGCGACGGCGCTGCTGAAGGACATTCGCGACGGGCGGGGCTCGGTCGGCAAGCTGTTCACGGACGAGGAGCTCTATCGCGAGCTGAACGCCTTCGTCGCGTCCGCCAACGCGGTGGCGTCGTCGATCAACCGCGGCCAGGGTACGCTGGGCAAGTTCACGCGCGACTCCCGGGTCTACGACGAACTGCAGGGCTCGCTGAACAACCTGCAGGACATGACCCGCCGGATCAACGCCGGCGAGGGCAGCCTGGGCGCCTTCCTCAAGGACGATCGGCTGGCGAAGTCGCTGACCGCGACGAGCGGCAACTTCGAGCAGGTCAGCGCGCGGCTGACGCGGAACGACAACACCGCCGGGAAGCTGCTGACGGAAAAGGAGCTGTACGATCGGTTGAACAGCACGATCGCGCGCCTCGACGACCTGACCCGCAACCTGAATTCGGGCCAGGGGACGGCCGGCCAGCTGCTGCACAACAAAGAGATGTATGACAATATGAACTCAGCCGCGAAGGAGCTGAAAGAGCTGATCGCGGCGATCAAACAGGATCCCAAGAAGTACCTCAACGTGCGGGTCAGCATCTTCTGA
- a CDS encoding YtxH domain-containing protein yields the protein MARDDSGAGTVVVAFVLGAITGAAVALLMAPATGEETRRLLADKAREGRERAGEAARQGRDMWHRQRENLNQAFERGREAYEQARGGSPIAPPGEGV from the coding sequence ATGGCGCGAGATGACAGCGGAGCCGGCACCGTCGTCGTGGCGTTCGTGCTCGGCGCGATCACTGGAGCGGCGGTGGCGCTGCTGATGGCGCCGGCGACCGGCGAAGAGACGCGGCGGCTGCTGGCCGACAAGGCCCGCGAGGGGCGCGAGCGCGCGGGTGAAGCGGCGCGCCAGGGGCGCGACATGTGGCACCGGCAGCGCGAGAACCTGAACCAGGCGTTCGAGCGCGGGCGCGAGGCCTACGAGCAGGCGCGCGGCGGATCGCCGATCGCTCCGCCGGGGGAGGGCGTGTGA